The window GCCAATGCAATGCAGACCAGGGTTTTTGCCTTTTTCGGTCCCACGGTTCAGCGTTTTGGCTATTATCCTTACAGGCAGGGCGACAGGGTTTTTGAAGTTGACCTTGATTGTAGGCCTTGTGGCAGTCACGGCAGTAAAAAATGCCCGCAAAAACATCATAACTGTATGCAAAAGATAGAGGTAGAGCCGGTTTTTGCAGCAGTAACAGCTATTTTGAAATAGGAGGTTACAATGGCTTTTATAGATGCGCATTGTCATTTGGCGAATTTAGCGGAATTTATGCCTGTGTTGCCTTTAATGGAAGAAGCGGAAAAACAGGGAATTCACTTTTGGCTTTCTTCTGTGCTGGCTAAAGCAGAAATTGCCTGGCATCAAACAAACCCCGATAAACGCATTGCTTACAGTGCCGGAATTCATCCTAACTATGATGAATGCGATTTGGAGCTGATGGATATTGAAGAACTTTGTGCCAGGAAAAAGATTTGGGCAATCGGAGAAATTGGACTGGATAGAAATAATCCTGATTTTGCAGGGCAACTAAAGACATTTATTACTCAGCTGGAACTTGCCAAACAATACAATCTGCCGGTTGTTTTACATCTTGTAGGGCATACCAGCGAAGCATATAACATCCTGAAACAATATAAGCTACAATATCTTGTGCACGGTTATGCAGGTTCCTTAGAGGGTTTTAAAGACCTTTTACGCTTGAATTCACTTTTTACAATTTCCGAGCGGTTATTAAAAAAGGATAAGAGAGAACTTTTAACCGCTATGATAGATAGTAACCGCTTTTTATTTGAAACAGATATAACGCGTGAATATGTAAAGCCAAGAGAAGTTAATCCTCTTTTACGCTTAATTTCTCTTATCTCTTCTGTAGCTGAATTTACAGAAATTCACCCAGACACATTAAAAAAACAACAACAGATAAACTTTAACGGCTATGAACGAAACATATTTCTCCCGAACTGAACTTTTAGTTGGGCAGCAAGGTATGCAAAAATTAGCTCAGACCTCTGTGGCAGTTATTGGTTTGGGAGGAGTTGGTTCTTATTCTGCAGAAGCTTTAGCCCGTTCCGGAATCGGGAAATTGATACTGATTGACTTTGATGTAATTGAACCTACAAATATCAACAGGCAGATTTTAGCTTTGCAATCCAACATTGGCAAGCCCAAAGTAGAATTAATGCAACAGCGGATTCTGGATATCAATCCTAAGGCAGAAGTGATTATCTATCAGGAAGTTCTGGATGAAAATAAGCAGGATAGCTTACTTGCGGGAGCAGAATATTGTGTGGATGCTATTGATAGTTTGAGTGCCAAGATTAGCTTATTGGAATTCTTGCTTAAAAATGAACGCAAATTTATCAGTGTAATGGGAGCAGGAAATCGGTTAGATCCTTCGCAAATTCATATTTCTACTATTGATAAAAGCTACAACTGTCCCTTAGCCAGAAAAGTAAGAAAGCTGCTAAGCAAAAAAGGTATAAAAGGAAGTTTCCCTTGTGTTTATTCTTCTGAATTACCACTGAAAATAGCTGAAGATAATGAAGTTACCGAAGCAGAAGATTTATTACAGGTAAAACAGAGAAAGGTTATTGGTTCTATCAGTTATCTACCTTCAATAATGGGATTGATGGCTGCGTCTTATGTAATAAGGGATATCCTAAAAGATTGAAGTAGTTCTTCCTGATAAAAAAAGAAGAAAAACATCTTATAGTTCCTTAGTAACCAAGCTTTTTCGTTACCGTTTAATTTTAGGCAACGAATTAAATTACAGGAGGTGGAACGATGAGGACATCGTTCTTCAGGGAACAAAGTGTTGAGCAAATTGATATGCTTCAGGGGTATCAATATCTATCCACTGATTTGCTTTATCTAAAGTAATTGCTTTTATGCGCTTTAAGGTTATCAGTTCCGAAATCGCATTGCTGATAGAGTCCTTCCCTTTAGCCATTGCTTTTTCCACTGCTGTAAAGAAATCCGGTTCCAAACGAAATATTCCACAATCCAAGGCATTATAAGTAGTCAGTTCTTTGCCGATAGCAATTATGTAATCATTTTCTGTCTGCACTTTTGTAGCGTCATCCAGATCAAAGTTTTCCGTTATAAAAGGGTCCACTAAAAGCAGGTTAAGGCGTTCCGGAAATTCGGCTATCTTTTTTAGGGCTTCTACTTTTACCAGGTGGTCAGACATAGAAAGGAGAAAGGGCTCATCCTTTATATAATCCTTTACTTTATAAACCGAAAGGGCATTTCCTTTGTCCCACTCAAGGTTTTCTACAAAAGTTACCGGTAAGGCGGGGGGATTTTTCTGCAGGTATTCAATTATATAGTTCTTCTTATACCCGATAACCATTATCAGTTCTGTAATGCCTGCATCTTTCAGGTGTTCAATAATAGTGGATAGGATAGTTCCGTTTTGATAGGGAAGCAGGGTTTTAGGAACTTGTTTTGTAGTTTGCCAGAGGCGACTGCCAATTCCAGCTGCAATTATTACTGCTTGCAAGATTTACGCTCCATTTTCGTGACCCCCTTCAGAGTAAAGCTCTTCCATTTTTTCAACAAAGCGGATACTGGCTTTTCCGTCCAAACCGTAGAAATACTTTTGGCGGTATTCATCTGCCTTAGCAATCATATCCAAAGTAGGATTAAGGGCTGTAGCGATTGCTTCAGGAAGTTGTTTCCCGTTTTGGATATGGGGAAAAGCACCTTTTAAAAATTCCCGGTTATCAATTTCCAGCAGGGGTTGACCGTCTGAATGATTCAGTTTATCGCAAGCAAGGTCATAAACAATACCGAATTTATTCAAGGCAATAAAATCAAAAACCGTGCTGGATGCCTCACTGATAACAGTATCGGCGGCAGCATAATAGGGAACGATATTAAATTCCGTAAAAGGCAAAAGCACTGAATGAGGATATTTTTTCACGCGTCTTTCAAATATCCGGTGTTGTTTATGCGGGGCATATTTTCCCATCCAGCTGTAGGGATGAAGTTTAATAATCAGATTATAGTTCCTGGTTTGTTCAAAGATGTCATCTTTAATTTCATACATACAGGTTGGTTTATAAGTTGGAGCAAAAAGCACTGTTTTTTTAGCGGGATCAAGATTCCAGCGTTGTAACACCTCTTCCCGCTTAAATTTACCCTGAAAATAGTAGTCCAGTTTAGGCAAGCCGATTAAATGGACTTCGCTTTTTCCCAAATAGGGGCATTTTAACAGGGATTCAACTCTATGCTGTCCTTCCACAAAAATCTGGTATTTAACTCCGGGAGAACGAGCTAAGTTACGATAGAGTATATTTTTAATGCCTGTTCCGTGATTCAGAAAAATCAGCAGTGTTTTACCATAATCCTTTGCATTGCGAAGAGTATCCCCGGAAATAACAATATCAAATCCAGTTGTCTCTTGTGTAAAGCGATAGCCGAGTTTTTTCCAGTCCTCAGTTATTTTGTTCCGATAGGGAAATTCAAACCACAAATATTTGATTTTTTCCATATCCAGCGAAAACCAAACATCGTATTTGGGGTTATTCAGAAGCAGCTCTATAATAGGATCAAAGGCGGACTTATGATAGGCATAGCCAATTCTGAAAAGGAGTTTTATCTTCTTCATTGCCATTTAGAACAGTTTTAATAATTAAAATAAGTATGGAGACAAGCTCCATACCCATATTTTACATTTCGTTATAATACTCCAAACCCAGATGCGTAATCAGGTCTTCTTTCATCATATAGCGCAAAGTATTTTTCAGTTTCATCTGTTGAATGAAAAGGTCGTTTTCGGGATAAAGCCCGGGAGCAGTCATAGGGGATTTCCAAAAGAAAGAAAGCCATTCCTGAACTCCAAACATATCACAACGCTGTGCCAAATCCATAAAGAGAATTAAATCCAGCAAAACAGGAGCAGCCAGAATGCTATCTCTACACAGGAAATTGATTTTAATTTGCATCGGATAACCGAGCCAGCCAAAAATATCTATATTATCCCAGCTTTCTTTATTATCGCCACGCGGAGGATAATAATTGATACGGACTTTATGATAGAGGTCTTTATAGAGCTGAGGATATTTTTCCGGTTCCAGAATTGTTTCCAGCACCGAAAGCTTGCTAACTTCTTTGGTCTTAAAACTTTCGGGGTCATCAAGAACTTCTCCGTCTCTATTACCTAAAATATTGGTAGAAAACCAACCGTGAATACCAATCATTCTGGCTTTTAGCCCGGGAGCGATGATTGTTTTCATCAATGTTTGACCGGTTTTAAAATCCTTACCGCCAACGGGAACTTTTTTCTCTTCCGCCAGTTTTCTAAAAGCCGGAATTTCCAGATTAAAATTCGGAGCACCATTGATAAAAGGAATTCCCATCTGCAAAGCGGCATAAGCATAAATCATTGAAGGAGCGATTGCCGGATGATTATCCCGCAAACCCTGTTCAAAACTTTCCAAAGTATTATGCACCGGGTTGGCTTCCAAATAGACCTCAGTGGAGGCAGCCCAAGCCATCACTAACCGACTGCAATTTTTTTCTTCTTTAAAGCGTTTGATATCTTCCATCAGTTGCTGAGCCAAATCCATTTTATTATCGCCGGTTTTAACATAAGTGCCGTGTAATTTTTTCACATAGTTATTATTGAAAACCGCCTTTTGGGGCTTCAGAGAACGCAATTCCGGCTCAATTTTATCCAGCAGTTCTTTTTCCAAAACTCCGGCTTTTAATGCTGCTTCATAAGCATCATTAGGGAAAATATCCCAAGCCATAAATTCCAAATCCTGTAAATTAGCGAGAGGCACAAAGTCCTTTATTAACGGGGTTCTATTTTCAGTTCTTTTTCCTAAGCGGATAGTGGACATCTGTGTAACCGAACCAAAGGGTTCCGCAATGCCTTTTTTAATTGCTTGAACGCCAGCTACAAAAGTTGTACTTACAGCGCCTAAACCTACTAATATAACGCCAAGTTTGCCTTCTGCCTGTTTGATTTCATTACCTCTAAGCATTTTTTCTCCTCTTTAGTTGCTTATTTTTATCCAGTAAATATATAAATGCGTAGGTGTCAAGCACAAATGTTTTCACCGCTGCCCTCCTATTTTTAGAATTTTTGTTTTAGCTCTAAACCGAGCTTCAGCTTTGGCAGTTGAAGGCAAAGATGAGATTTTCTGTTGCCTATTCATCTCGTTGCATCCACAGAAAGGTCGGGAAAGAGTTAAAACAAAAATCAAAGAGTTCCCGGAATTTTTCCCATAACCCTCCGATATGACTCTCGTATCGTTCCCGTATCGCGATATGGGAACGATACGGGAATCTCATCTGCCGCATAAGGCAAAAAAGCAGGAACTGAAAAACAAATATTACGGAAGAAATACATTATAAGTTAACCAAATTTGGAGGAACTCTGAAGGTGTGCTAAAAAAGCTTGACGAAATATTTTATATATGCTTAAAGGTTTTTTTTATTAACATAACTGCTAAAAGAGGGAAAAATGAACGCCGATGTGATTATCATTAATATCAGCCAGTTAGTTACTCTTGCCCATAATAATGCCCCCCGCCGGGGAAAAGAAATGGAAGAAAACTCTATTGTTACCAATGCCGGAATAGCCATAAAAGGTGGTAATATAATAGAAATTAACGATACCAGGGCAATTGAAAGAAAATATCCTGCTCCCGAACTTATTGATGCTCAGGGGAAAATTGCCACTCCGGGGTTTGTTGATTGTCACACTCATCCCGTTTTTGTGCATACCCGCGAAGATGAATTTGCTATGCGGCTACAGGGGAAAAGTTATGTGGAAATTGCCTTAGCTGGAGGAGGTATTTTAAATACTATCCAAACAACAAGAAATGCTGATGAGGATTTGCTTTTGGAACTGGCAAAAAAACGCATCCTGAAAATGATTCCCTTAGGAACCACAACTCTGGAAGCAAAAACCGGTTACGGACTTAATACCGAAAGCGAATTGAAACAATTGCGGGTGATAAAACGCCTGCAAAAAGAACTGCCGATTGAGATTGTTCCTACTTTTTTGGGGGCGCATGAATTTCCTGAGGAATATAGAAATAACCATTCCGGTTATGTAGAACTGCTTTGTAAAGAAATGATTCCGGCAGTTGCGGAACAAGGAATAGCGGAATTTTGCGATGTTTTTACGGAAGCGCATACTTTTAATCTTGAGGAATCCCGCCAAATACTTTCCTGCGCTGCAGAACACGGACTTAAACTAAAAATGCATTGTGATGAGATTGAGCCCATTGGTGGCGCAGAACTGGCTGCAGAAATGAAATGTATTTCTGCTGACCATTTGGGTTCTACTGATGAAAGAGGAATTGAAGCCCTTAAAATGGCAGGAGTAATCCCTGTTTTATTGCCGGCAACTTTATTTTCCTTACAGAGCAAAAAATATGCCAATGCCCGACTGATGATGGATTTGGGGCTTCCTATAGCTCTTGCTACGGACTATAATCCCGGCAGCTGTAACTGTGACAGTATGCAGTTTACAATGTCCCTTGCCTG is drawn from Candidatus Cloacimonas sp. and contains these coding sequences:
- a CDS encoding tRNA threonylcarbamoyladenosine dehydratase, translated to MNETYFSRTELLVGQQGMQKLAQTSVAVIGLGGVGSYSAEALARSGIGKLILIDFDVIEPTNINRQILALQSNIGKPKVELMQQRILDINPKAEVIIYQEVLDENKQDSLLAGAEYCVDAIDSLSAKISLLEFLLKNERKFISVMGAGNRLDPSQIHISTIDKSYNCPLARKVRKLLSKKGIKGSFPCVYSSELPLKIAEDNEVTEAEDLLQVKQRKVIGSISYLPSIMGLMAASYVIRDILKD
- a CDS encoding sugar phosphate nucleotidyltransferase, whose amino-acid sequence is MQAVIIAAGIGSRLWQTTKQVPKTLLPYQNGTILSTIIEHLKDAGITELIMVIGYKKNYIIEYLQKNPPALPVTFVENLEWDKGNALSVYKVKDYIKDEPFLLSMSDHLVKVEALKKIAEFPERLNLLLVDPFITENFDLDDATKVQTENDYIIAIGKELTTYNALDCGIFRLEPDFFTAVEKAMAKGKDSISNAISELITLKRIKAITLDKANQWIDIDTPEAYQFAQHFVP
- the hutI gene encoding imidazolonepropionase — encoded protein: MNADVIIINISQLVTLAHNNAPRRGKEMEENSIVTNAGIAIKGGNIIEINDTRAIERKYPAPELIDAQGKIATPGFVDCHTHPVFVHTREDEFAMRLQGKSYVEIALAGGGILNTIQTTRNADEDLLLELAKKRILKMIPLGTTTLEAKTGYGLNTESELKQLRVIKRLQKELPIEIVPTFLGAHEFPEEYRNNHSGYVELLCKEMIPAVAEQGIAEFCDVFTEAHTFNLEESRQILSCAAEHGLKLKMHCDEIEPIGGAELAAEMKCISADHLGSTDERGIEALKMAGVIPVLLPATLFSLQSKKYANARLMMDLGLPIALATDYNPGSCNCDSMQFTMSLACLKMGLTPAAALCAATLNAAYALNRGNQIGSLEAGKKADLILWDIPGINFIPYHLGSSYVDLVLKCGKTIYKAN
- a CDS encoding TatD family hydrolase → MAFIDAHCHLANLAEFMPVLPLMEEAEKQGIHFWLSSVLAKAEIAWHQTNPDKRIAYSAGIHPNYDECDLELMDIEELCARKKIWAIGEIGLDRNNPDFAGQLKTFITQLELAKQYNLPVVLHLVGHTSEAYNILKQYKLQYLVHGYAGSLEGFKDLLRLNSLFTISERLLKKDKRELLTAMIDSNRFLFETDITREYVKPREVNPLLRLISLISSVAEFTEIHPDTLKKQQQINFNGYERNIFLPN
- a CDS encoding CDP-glycerol glycerophosphotransferase family protein, with protein sequence MKKIKLLFRIGYAYHKSAFDPIIELLLNNPKYDVWFSLDMEKIKYLWFEFPYRNKITEDWKKLGYRFTQETTGFDIVISGDTLRNAKDYGKTLLIFLNHGTGIKNILYRNLARSPGVKYQIFVEGQHRVESLLKCPYLGKSEVHLIGLPKLDYYFQGKFKREEVLQRWNLDPAKKTVLFAPTYKPTCMYEIKDDIFEQTRNYNLIIKLHPYSWMGKYAPHKQHRIFERRVKKYPHSVLLPFTEFNIVPYYAAADTVISEASSTVFDFIALNKFGIVYDLACDKLNHSDGQPLLEIDNREFLKGAFPHIQNGKQLPEAIATALNPTLDMIAKADEYRQKYFYGLDGKASIRFVEKMEELYSEGGHENGA
- a CDS encoding inositol-3-phosphate synthase, which gives rise to MLRGNEIKQAEGKLGVILVGLGAVSTTFVAGVQAIKKGIAEPFGSVTQMSTIRLGKRTENRTPLIKDFVPLANLQDLEFMAWDIFPNDAYEAALKAGVLEKELLDKIEPELRSLKPQKAVFNNNYVKKLHGTYVKTGDNKMDLAQQLMEDIKRFKEEKNCSRLVMAWAASTEVYLEANPVHNTLESFEQGLRDNHPAIAPSMIYAYAALQMGIPFINGAPNFNLEIPAFRKLAEEKKVPVGGKDFKTGQTLMKTIIAPGLKARMIGIHGWFSTNILGNRDGEVLDDPESFKTKEVSKLSVLETILEPEKYPQLYKDLYHKVRINYYPPRGDNKESWDNIDIFGWLGYPMQIKINFLCRDSILAAPVLLDLILFMDLAQRCDMFGVQEWLSFFWKSPMTAPGLYPENDLFIQQMKLKNTLRYMMKEDLITHLGLEYYNEM